A single region of the Gemmatimonadales bacterium genome encodes:
- a CDS encoding MerR family transcriptional regulator, with protein MIRSEGSYEIHEVAELTGLAPARLRAWERRYEVVRPQRMPNGYRAYTAGQVALLRAFARLIEAGERIGDLAGRPASEVLAQADARVQTRAPDGSPHAALIEAVQGLDREQLETMVAQQLSLRGLGEFARDVVLPLARELGELWAQSRIPVAAEHLASEVVLHALKGGLRMARGSGPLLVCGCLPGERHEWGLLATLAILQDEGWRVQYLGPDLPVPELVGAAWKLSPAVAALSGSNPATVQASLPALSALPGKLPPNTVAAIGGRGVEPHAKLLRRHGFRIEREAFARGAVTGAPRRG; from the coding sequence GTGATCCGATCCGAGGGCAGTTACGAGATTCACGAGGTCGCCGAGCTCACCGGCCTGGCGCCTGCCCGGCTCAGGGCGTGGGAGCGGCGGTATGAGGTGGTTCGGCCGCAGCGAATGCCTAACGGCTATCGGGCCTACACGGCGGGCCAGGTGGCATTGCTGCGCGCTTTCGCGAGGCTGATCGAGGCCGGGGAGCGGATCGGCGACCTCGCGGGCCGGCCGGCGAGCGAAGTGCTGGCCCAGGCCGATGCCCGGGTCCAGACTCGCGCCCCGGACGGCTCACCCCACGCGGCGCTGATCGAGGCTGTGCAGGGCCTCGATCGGGAGCAGCTCGAGACCATGGTGGCGCAACAGCTGTCGCTTCGCGGCCTCGGCGAGTTCGCCCGGGACGTGGTCCTGCCACTGGCCCGGGAGCTGGGTGAGCTCTGGGCCCAGAGCCGGATCCCGGTCGCAGCCGAGCACCTGGCCAGCGAGGTCGTGCTCCATGCACTCAAGGGTGGGCTCAGGATGGCACGCGGGAGTGGGCCCCTCCTGGTGTGCGGCTGCCTTCCCGGCGAGCGGCACGAGTGGGGGCTCCTGGCCACGCTCGCGATCCTGCAGGACGAGGGCTGGCGGGTCCAGTACCTGGGACCCGACCTCCCGGTTCCCGAGCTGGTGGGAGCCGCCTGGAAGCTCTCGCCCGCCGTGGCCGCGCTGAGCGGCAGCAACCCCGCCACAGTACAGGCCAGCCTTCCGGCGCTGTCGGCCCTGCCGGGCAAACTGCCGCCGAACACCGTGGCCGCGATCGGTGGGAGGGGAGTCGAGCCGCACGCCAAGCTGCTTCGCCGGCATGGATTCCGAATCGAGCGGGAGGCCTTCGCCAGGGGCGCGGTGACTGGAGCCCCTCGCCGGGGTTGA
- the tal gene encoding transaldolase, whose protein sequence is MNPNPLVRLGELGQSPWYDYITRDLVASGELARLIADDGLLGMTSNPSIFEKAVAGSRLYDADIRRLADQGRSAQEIFEAIAVADVQAACDVFAPVYESTGGGDGLVSLEVSPVLANDTDATIHEAERLWRSLDRPNAMIKIPGTAAGLPAITHCIAAGISVNVTLLFSVERYAAVIDAFLDGLDRRLDAGLPLRPIGSVASFFVSRVDGKIDPLLDRQGDPAGLRGKLAIANACVAYRLFEGSLGTSRWGRLAKAGARPQRPLWASTSTKDPRYPDVYYVEALVAPRTVNTLPPETFAAYRDHGRPAVRIQDGLAAAPAQIKALGEAGIDLAAVTRELEEEGVAKFAASYLSLLAGIEAKAGELVGR, encoded by the coding sequence ATGAATCCGAACCCGCTGGTGCGGCTCGGCGAGTTGGGTCAGAGTCCGTGGTACGACTACATCACCCGTGACCTGGTGGCCTCCGGTGAGCTGGCCCGGCTGATTGCGGACGACGGCCTGCTGGGGATGACCTCCAATCCGAGCATCTTCGAGAAGGCGGTCGCCGGCAGCCGATTGTACGATGCCGATATCCGCCGGCTGGCCGACCAGGGCCGGAGCGCGCAGGAGATCTTCGAGGCGATCGCGGTGGCGGACGTGCAGGCGGCATGTGACGTCTTCGCGCCGGTATACGAGAGCACCGGCGGCGGCGATGGCCTGGTTTCGCTGGAGGTCTCCCCGGTCCTGGCCAACGACACGGACGCTACCATTCACGAGGCCGAGCGGCTCTGGCGTTCGCTCGACCGGCCCAACGCGATGATCAAGATCCCGGGTACCGCCGCGGGGCTGCCGGCGATCACCCACTGCATCGCGGCCGGGATCAGCGTGAACGTCACACTGCTCTTCTCGGTCGAGCGCTACGCGGCCGTGATCGACGCCTTCCTGGACGGCCTGGACCGCCGGCTGGATGCCGGGCTCCCGCTCCGGCCGATCGGGTCGGTGGCGAGCTTCTTCGTGAGCCGGGTCGACGGCAAGATCGATCCGCTGCTCGACCGCCAGGGCGATCCCGCCGGCCTCCGGGGCAAGCTGGCGATCGCCAACGCCTGCGTGGCATACCGGCTCTTCGAAGGGTCGCTGGGAACGTCGCGCTGGGGCCGCCTGGCCAAGGCCGGAGCCCGGCCCCAGCGCCCCCTCTGGGCCTCGACCAGCACCAAGGATCCCCGCTATCCCGACGTGTACTACGTCGAGGCGCTGGTGGCGCCGCGCACGGTCAACACCCTTCCGCCCGAGACCTTCGCCGCCTACCGCGACCATGGGCGCCCGGCGGTGCGGATTCAGGACGGACTCGCGGCTGCGCCGGCCCAGATCAAGGCGCTGGGCGAGGCCGGCATCGACCTCGCGGCCGTGACCCGGGAGTTGGAGGAGGAGGGCGTCGCCAAGTTCGCGGCGTCGTATCTCTCACTGCTGGCTGGCATCGAGGCCAAGGCCGGAGAGCTGGTGGGCCGCTGA
- a CDS encoding multifunctional oxoglutarate decarboxylase/oxoglutarate dehydrogenase thiamine pyrophosphate-binding subunit/dihydrolipoyllysine-residue succinyltransferase subunit: MDPNVFETANAGFAQAMYEEFLRDPAAVGPEWRRLFESGVVGERPRGNGATRPAPSPAGPSGSVPASGSLPDGASLIKGPAAKLVSNMNESLTIPTATTFRVVPVGVLEERRRRLNQGSQSAGRPGKISFTHLIAYALVQATKQHPVMGQTIAARDGAFFRMAPEGVALGLAVDVQRKDGSRGLVVPVIKRADTMDFAAFQAAYEGLVEKARTNRLMPDDFAGATMSLTNPGGLGTVASVPRLMPGQGSIIAVGAIGYPAEFSGVPEERLHEFGVSKIMTITSTYDHRVIQGAESGSFLATVDHLLQGDQGFYDLIAESLGLAEASYQIARPQQTPSQEAAGPVAPEMLYHVAAAMALVKAFRMHGHLAAHLDPLGTPPIGDPALNPEPLGLTPEVMAAIPSKVLRIAVPGRTLAESLPYLQSTYCGTMAYEIEHISTHEERVWLREKIESGAYRQPMTPEQRRRLLHRLTEVEALEKFLHKAYLGQKRFSIEGVDMLVPMLDLTIERAAESGARDVVIGMAHRGRLNVLAHTIGRPYETILAEFEGGRHVEGGQLTPEGGTGDVKYHHGAEGAYVTDQGKAITVTLAPNPSHLEFVSPVVDGRARARQTQRRGREAHHDPSAALPVAIHGDAAFAGQGVVAETLNLGALKGYRTGGTLHLITNNQVGFTTDMEDARSTRYASDLAKGFDIPIIHVNADDPEACLSAVRLAMAYRDRFHQDILIDLVGYRRHGHNEGDEPAYTQPRMYERIKSLPTVRELYARVLVEAGVVGQADADAQASAAYQRLVDIQQGFKGNMSKHRTAEHPHKLAGAGQEVDTALSPEFITALNDQLLNWPEGFTVHPKLRKQLERRRAAMGPDGGIDWAHAEVLALASLLTEGVPVRLTGQDTERGTFSQRHLVLHDVNTGERLAPIERLPGALAPLELHNSPLSELATLGFEYGYSAAASEALVLWEAQFGDFINGAQVIVDQFLAAGLSKWGLTTRLTLLLPHGYEGQGPEHSSARLERFLQLAAEGNIRVANPTTPAQYFHLLRRQARRTRQRPLVVMTPKSLLRLPQASSRLEELSQGRWQAVLDDPSANSRASEVSRVVLCTGKIYYDLLAEAEKLESGRPAIVRLEQLYSFPWQESRDVLARYPAAEELVWVQEEPRNMGAWSYLASKLRELAPPAVEVSYVGRPERASPAEGYPAAHAEEQTRIIREALGSGRKKVPLPTMSAAGEGQD; encoded by the coding sequence GTGGACCCGAACGTGTTCGAGACAGCCAACGCGGGCTTCGCGCAGGCGATGTACGAGGAGTTTCTCCGGGATCCGGCGGCCGTCGGCCCCGAGTGGCGGCGGCTGTTCGAGAGCGGGGTGGTCGGAGAGCGCCCGAGGGGCAACGGCGCCACCCGGCCAGCCCCCTCGCCTGCCGGGCCGAGCGGCTCGGTGCCCGCGAGCGGCTCGCTTCCCGACGGCGCCTCTCTCATCAAGGGCCCCGCCGCCAAGCTCGTCTCAAACATGAACGAAAGCCTCACCATCCCGACAGCCACCACGTTTCGGGTGGTGCCGGTCGGGGTGCTGGAGGAGAGGCGCCGGCGGCTCAACCAGGGATCGCAGTCGGCCGGCCGCCCCGGCAAGATCTCCTTCACCCACCTCATCGCGTATGCCCTGGTGCAGGCCACCAAGCAGCACCCGGTCATGGGCCAAACCATCGCGGCCCGGGACGGCGCGTTCTTCCGAATGGCGCCCGAAGGAGTCGCGCTGGGGCTCGCGGTCGACGTGCAGCGGAAGGACGGGAGTCGCGGACTGGTGGTTCCGGTCATCAAGCGGGCGGACACCATGGATTTCGCCGCCTTCCAAGCGGCGTACGAGGGGCTGGTGGAGAAGGCCCGCACCAACCGCCTCATGCCGGACGACTTTGCGGGTGCCACGATGTCGCTCACCAATCCCGGAGGGCTGGGCACGGTGGCATCGGTGCCCCGGCTCATGCCTGGCCAGGGGAGCATCATCGCGGTCGGCGCCATCGGCTATCCGGCCGAGTTCTCCGGAGTGCCGGAGGAGCGGCTCCACGAGTTCGGTGTCAGCAAGATCATGACGATCACCAGCACCTACGATCACCGGGTCATCCAGGGTGCGGAGTCGGGCAGTTTCCTGGCCACGGTCGACCATCTGCTGCAGGGCGATCAGGGCTTCTACGACCTCATCGCCGAGAGCCTCGGCCTGGCCGAGGCCAGCTACCAGATCGCCAGGCCGCAGCAGACGCCGAGCCAGGAGGCCGCGGGGCCGGTCGCCCCCGAGATGCTGTACCATGTGGCCGCGGCGATGGCGCTGGTGAAAGCCTTCCGCATGCACGGCCATCTGGCCGCCCATCTCGATCCGCTGGGCACCCCGCCCATCGGCGACCCGGCGCTGAATCCCGAGCCGCTGGGCCTCACGCCCGAAGTGATGGCCGCCATTCCCTCCAAGGTACTCCGGATCGCGGTGCCGGGACGGACGCTGGCCGAATCGCTGCCCTATCTCCAGTCCACCTACTGCGGGACGATGGCGTACGAGATCGAGCACATCTCGACCCACGAGGAGCGCGTCTGGCTGAGGGAGAAGATCGAAAGCGGCGCCTACCGGCAGCCGATGACGCCCGAGCAACGGCGCCGGCTGCTGCACCGGCTCACCGAGGTCGAGGCCCTGGAGAAGTTTCTCCACAAGGCGTACCTGGGCCAGAAGCGCTTCTCGATCGAAGGGGTCGACATGCTGGTGCCGATGCTCGACCTCACCATCGAGCGCGCGGCCGAGTCGGGGGCGCGCGACGTGGTGATCGGGATGGCGCACCGAGGACGGCTCAACGTGCTGGCCCACACCATCGGCCGGCCGTACGAGACGATCCTGGCGGAGTTCGAGGGCGGCCGCCACGTCGAAGGCGGCCAGCTCACCCCCGAGGGTGGCACCGGCGACGTCAAATACCACCATGGGGCGGAAGGCGCCTACGTGACGGATCAGGGAAAGGCGATCACCGTCACCCTGGCCCCCAACCCGAGCCATCTGGAGTTCGTGTCCCCGGTGGTCGACGGCCGGGCCCGCGCCCGGCAGACGCAGCGGCGCGGACGCGAGGCCCACCACGACCCCTCGGCCGCGCTGCCCGTGGCGATCCACGGCGATGCCGCCTTCGCTGGCCAGGGGGTGGTGGCCGAGACGCTCAACCTGGGCGCGCTCAAGGGATACCGGACCGGCGGGACGCTCCACCTCATCACGAATAACCAAGTCGGGTTCACCACCGACATGGAGGACGCGCGTTCCACCCGATACGCCTCGGATCTCGCCAAAGGGTTCGACATCCCGATCATTCATGTGAACGCGGACGATCCGGAGGCCTGCCTCTCCGCTGTGCGCCTGGCCATGGCGTACCGCGACCGCTTCCATCAGGACATCCTGATCGATCTGGTCGGCTACCGCCGGCACGGCCACAACGAGGGCGACGAGCCGGCCTACACCCAGCCGCGGATGTACGAGCGCATCAAGAGTCTGCCGACAGTCCGGGAGCTGTACGCCCGGGTGCTGGTCGAGGCCGGTGTCGTCGGCCAGGCCGACGCCGACGCCCAGGCTTCGGCGGCATACCAGCGGCTGGTGGATATTCAGCAGGGCTTCAAGGGGAACATGAGCAAGCACCGCACAGCTGAGCACCCCCACAAGCTCGCCGGTGCCGGACAGGAGGTCGACACCGCGCTCAGCCCCGAGTTCATCACCGCGCTCAACGACCAGCTGCTCAACTGGCCGGAAGGGTTCACCGTCCATCCCAAGCTCAGGAAGCAGCTGGAACGGCGGCGCGCCGCGATGGGGCCCGACGGCGGCATCGATTGGGCGCACGCGGAAGTGTTGGCGCTCGCCTCCCTGCTCACCGAGGGCGTGCCGGTACGACTCACCGGCCAGGACACCGAGCGCGGCACTTTCAGCCAGCGGCACCTGGTGCTGCACGACGTCAATACTGGCGAGCGGCTGGCCCCGATCGAGCGGCTCCCGGGCGCGCTCGCGCCGCTCGAGCTGCACAACAGCCCGCTGTCGGAGCTCGCCACGCTGGGCTTCGAATATGGCTACAGCGCCGCCGCGTCCGAGGCGCTGGTGCTGTGGGAAGCGCAGTTCGGCGACTTCATCAACGGCGCCCAGGTCATCGTGGACCAGTTCCTCGCGGCGGGCCTCTCCAAGTGGGGGCTCACCACTCGGCTCACCCTGCTCCTTCCCCATGGCTACGAGGGTCAAGGCCCGGAGCACTCGAGCGCCCGGCTGGAGCGCTTCCTTCAGCTCGCGGCCGAAGGGAATATCCGGGTGGCCAATCCCACCACGCCGGCCCAGTACTTCCACCTGCTCCGCCGGCAGGCACGCCGCACCCGGCAGCGTCCGCTGGTGGTGATGACACCGAAGAGCCTGCTGCGGCTCCCGCAGGCGTCGTCACGGTTGGAGGAGCTGTCGCAGGGCCGGTGGCAAGCGGTGCTGGACGATCCCAGCGCCAACAGTCGTGCGTCCGAGGTCTCCCGCGTGGTCCTGTGCACCGGAAAGATCTACTACGACCTGCTCGCCGAAGCCGAGAAGCTGGAGTCCGGTCGCCCGGCCATCGTGCGCTTGGAGCAGCTCTATTCCTTCCCCTGGCAGGAGAGCCGCGACGTGCTGGCGCGCTATCCGGCCGCGGAGGAGCTGGTGTGGGTCCAGGAGGAGCCTCGCAACATGGGCGCCTGGAGCTATCTGGCGTCCAAGCTCCGCGAGTTGGCGCCTCCGGCCGTCGAGGTCAGCTACGTGGGACGGCCGGAGCGCGCCAGTCCGGCGGAGGGATATCCCGCGGCGCATGCCGAGGAGCAGACCCGCATCATCCGTGAGGCACTCGGGTCCGGACGGAAGAAGGTGCCGCTGCCGACCATGTCGGCGGCGGGCGAGGGGCAGGACTGA
- a CDS encoding cation:dicarboxylase symporter family transporter gives MLRVLRNLSLTWWIFIGMASGILIGWMAPEFAVTLKPLSNVFLRVIKSVVVPIIFGTLVIGIAGHGDDLKRIGRLAAKSIGYFWLMTTVALAVGLVAVNVTRPGIGVILPPPDPHAAIPRPAPTTFGGFLEHIVPRSFFEAAADNEVLQVVFWATLFAVALTRVPGRPKEAMLGFCEGLAEVMFKFVGIVMRYAPIGIGAAMAVTVSHSGIGVLRNLGLLVATLYAALVIFALVALIPAALIARIPLRRFIRAVKDPAIIAFTTTSSDAALPLAMQRMTEFGVPRRIVAFVMPTGYSFNLDGSTLYLGVASIFVAQAAGVHLTVGQQLVLMLTLLITSKGIAAVPRASLVVLSGTLTAFGLPLEGVAVILGVDELMDMARTMVNLVGNCLATAVMARWEGELAAEPAIAPLSPASASVTPAPSDA, from the coding sequence ATGCTTCGGGTCCTCAGGAATCTGTCGCTCACCTGGTGGATCTTCATCGGGATGGCCAGTGGAATCCTGATCGGATGGATGGCCCCGGAGTTCGCGGTCACGCTCAAGCCGCTCTCGAACGTTTTCCTCCGGGTGATCAAGTCGGTCGTGGTGCCGATCATCTTCGGCACTCTGGTCATCGGCATCGCCGGCCACGGCGACGACCTCAAGCGCATCGGACGGCTGGCCGCAAAATCGATCGGCTACTTCTGGCTGATGACGACGGTGGCGCTGGCCGTCGGCCTCGTCGCGGTCAATGTCACCCGGCCCGGCATCGGCGTGATCCTGCCGCCGCCCGATCCCCACGCGGCCATTCCGCGGCCCGCGCCCACCACCTTCGGCGGGTTCCTGGAGCACATCGTTCCCCGCAGCTTCTTCGAGGCCGCCGCGGACAACGAGGTCCTGCAGGTGGTGTTCTGGGCGACCCTCTTCGCCGTCGCGCTGACCCGGGTGCCCGGCCGGCCGAAGGAGGCGATGCTGGGCTTCTGCGAGGGATTGGCGGAGGTGATGTTCAAGTTCGTCGGCATCGTGATGCGCTACGCGCCGATCGGGATCGGTGCCGCCATGGCGGTCACGGTGAGCCACAGCGGTATCGGGGTGCTGAGGAACCTGGGACTCCTGGTCGCGACGCTCTACGCGGCCCTGGTCATCTTCGCGCTGGTGGCGCTGATCCCGGCCGCGCTCATCGCCCGGATCCCGCTCCGGCGGTTCATTCGCGCCGTCAAGGACCCGGCGATCATCGCCTTCACCACCACGTCGTCCGACGCCGCGCTGCCGCTGGCCATGCAGCGGATGACCGAGTTCGGCGTCCCCCGCCGCATCGTGGCGTTCGTCATGCCCACGGGCTACTCCTTCAATCTCGACGGCTCCACGCTGTACCTGGGCGTGGCCTCGATCTTCGTGGCCCAGGCGGCGGGCGTCCATCTCACAGTGGGGCAACAGCTGGTGCTGATGTTGACCCTGCTCATCACAAGCAAAGGGATCGCAGCCGTGCCGCGAGCCTCCCTGGTGGTGCTCTCCGGGACACTCACCGCCTTCGGGCTGCCGCTCGAGGGCGTCGCGGTGATTCTCGGCGTGGACGAGCTGATGGACATGGCGCGCACCATGGTCAACCTCGTCGGCAACTGCCTCGCGACCGCGGTGATGGCCCGCTGGGAGGGGGAGCTTGCGGCCGAGCCGGCGATTGCCCCTCTGAGCCCGGCGTCGGCATCGGTCACCCCCGCCCCATCGGACGCCTGA
- a CDS encoding SgcJ/EcaC family oxidoreductase has protein sequence MTDHLAFARFALLGLLATGCVGARPILAGSDRKGIEAAVSRYVAASNRGDADALTQLYAEDAVLLPPSHEPIEGRDAIGAFWHQGTDQGLQVTTLKVEVNGNLGYLVGRYHLPATVEEPADSGKYVMCLKRQLDGSWKLTADIWNSSGDSADDADEQPRPGASIS, from the coding sequence ATGACAGATCACCTTGCCTTCGCCCGCTTTGCCCTACTTGGGCTCCTCGCAACCGGCTGTGTCGGGGCGCGACCGATCCTGGCCGGGAGCGACCGGAAGGGCATCGAGGCAGCGGTATCCCGCTACGTTGCCGCCTCCAATCGGGGCGACGCGGATGCGCTGACCCAGCTCTACGCCGAGGACGCCGTCCTGCTGCCTCCCTCGCACGAGCCAATCGAAGGCCGTGACGCCATCGGGGCGTTCTGGCACCAGGGCACCGACCAGGGACTCCAGGTCACCACCCTCAAGGTGGAGGTCAACGGCAATCTCGGCTATCTGGTGGGGCGGTACCATCTTCCGGCCACGGTCGAGGAGCCGGCCGACTCCGGAAAGTACGTCATGTGCCTGAAGCGGCAGCTGGACGGCTCCTGGAAGCTGACTGCCGATATCTGGAACAGCAGTGGTGATTCGGCCGACGACGCCGACGAGCAGCCACGACCCGGAGCGTCGATAAGCTGA
- a CDS encoding rhodanese-like domain-containing protein → MLVVPILLGVGVALVAGRPLAFAVVQRMTIRKFPDVRWIDPSEFGRWREDTGRLQPFVLDARTAPEYAVSHLRDAVWINPDRPSLRPLKGLPKDAPIVVYGSVGYRGARVAHWLAAQGYRNVQNLSGGVFQWADQGRPVFVNGRPAAEVHPYGGRWGLLLESRYRAKAPDVERRFAAP, encoded by the coding sequence GTGCTCGTCGTCCCCATCCTGCTCGGCGTGGGCGTCGCCCTCGTGGCCGGACGACCGCTAGCGTTCGCCGTGGTCCAACGGATGACCATCCGGAAGTTCCCCGACGTCAGATGGATCGATCCTAGCGAGTTCGGCCGCTGGCGGGAGGACACCGGACGGCTCCAGCCATTCGTGCTCGATGCCCGCACCGCGCCGGAATATGCGGTGAGCCATCTCCGGGACGCGGTCTGGATCAATCCGGACCGCCCCAGCCTGCGCCCGCTCAAAGGACTGCCGAAGGACGCCCCCATCGTGGTGTATGGCTCGGTGGGATACCGCGGCGCCCGAGTCGCTCACTGGCTTGCGGCGCAAGGCTATAGAAACGTGCAGAATCTCTCGGGAGGGGTCTTCCAGTGGGCCGACCAGGGCCGGCCGGTGTTTGTGAACGGGCGGCCGGCGGCGGAGGTCCACCCCTACGGCGGCCGGTGGGGTCTCCTGCTGGAGTCGCGCTACCGGGCCAAGGCCCCGGACGTCGAGCGCCGCTTCGCCGCCCCCTGA
- a CDS encoding HNH endonuclease signature motif containing protein, whose product MQSHRDWLLSLHGSVCAYCGTETPAETITLDHVRPRRGQTAYDRPDNLVLACRECNAAKADTPLVAFLMQKRARGVYLLHYGEHLSEPLKELARQASERPILPKET is encoded by the coding sequence ATGCAGTCCCACCGCGATTGGCTCCTGTCCTTGCACGGCTCGGTATGCGCATACTGCGGCACCGAGACGCCTGCTGAGACGATCACGCTCGACCATGTCCGTCCCCGCCGGGGTCAGACGGCTTACGACCGTCCGGACAATCTGGTCCTCGCTTGCAGGGAGTGCAACGCGGCCAAGGCGGACACGCCTCTGGTCGCATTCCTGATGCAGAAGCGCGCGCGTGGGGTGTATCTCCTCCATTATGGAGAGCACCTTTCGGAGCCCCTGAAGGAGTTGGCCCGGCAAGCGTCCGAGCGGCCGATCCTCCCCAAGGAAACCTGA
- the tkt gene encoding transketolase: protein MTPESTRTRVTRPDGTNHSQVFAAPSDELAWRSINAIRALAMDAVEQAQSGHPGTPMALAPAAYVLWSRFLRHHPHLPDWPDRDRFVLSCGHASMLLYSLLYLSGYDLSLDDLKAFRQWGSRTPGHPERRHTPGVETTTGPLGQGVGNAVGMAIAERVLADHFNRPGHTVVDHRVWAFVSDGDLMEGVASEAASLAGHLRLGKLTLVWDDNHITIDGDTALTFTENVVGRFEAYGWHVVRVGDGNDLGAIARALEEARAETERPTLVALRTYIADPAPTKRNSAKAHGEPLGQDEVRRTKELMGWPLEPSFFVPDDALAHWRQAIDRGAELEDDWRARLAAHAGAHPELALELERWLSGRLPDGWEQALPTLTPAKGPLATRQASGLTLQALAGVVPNLLGGSADLAGSTGTTVAQGGDFGPTSSGRTFHWGVREHGMASCLNGIAAHGGLRPFGSTFLVFSDYMKPAIRLAAIMRLPVIYIGTHDSIGLGEDGPTHQPVEHLAMLRAIPNLVVLRPGDGAETVESWRVALERTDGPTILVLSRQKLPVLDRSALGSASGARRGAYVLLDSSGGLPQAILIATGSEVHVALAAARLLQADRVRVRVVSMPSWEVFAAQPQAYQDEVLPPAVRTRLGIEAASAFGWLRWTTDQGAMLAMEGFGASAPGDRLFQEFKFTPERAAAIVRRLLAERSA from the coding sequence TTGACGCCAGAGAGCACTCGCACCCGAGTCACCCGTCCCGACGGCACCAACCATTCGCAGGTTTTCGCAGCCCCTTCCGACGAACTGGCGTGGCGCAGCATCAACGCCATCCGAGCCCTGGCGATGGACGCGGTGGAGCAGGCCCAGTCGGGGCACCCTGGCACGCCGATGGCGCTGGCACCCGCCGCGTATGTGCTCTGGAGCCGCTTCCTCCGGCACCATCCGCACCTGCCCGATTGGCCCGACCGCGACCGTTTCGTCCTCTCCTGCGGGCACGCCTCGATGCTGCTCTATTCGCTGCTGTACCTCAGCGGATACGACCTGTCGCTGGACGACCTCAAGGCGTTCCGCCAGTGGGGATCGAGAACGCCGGGGCACCCCGAGCGGCGTCACACGCCCGGGGTCGAGACCACCACCGGACCGCTGGGCCAGGGGGTGGGAAACGCGGTCGGCATGGCCATCGCGGAGCGAGTGCTGGCAGACCACTTCAATCGGCCGGGACACACCGTCGTCGACCACCGGGTGTGGGCCTTCGTGAGCGACGGGGACCTGATGGAGGGCGTCGCCAGCGAGGCGGCCTCGCTGGCGGGGCACCTCAGGCTGGGCAAGCTCACCCTCGTCTGGGACGACAACCATATCACCATCGACGGTGACACTGCGCTGACCTTCACCGAGAACGTCGTCGGCCGCTTCGAGGCCTACGGCTGGCACGTCGTCCGGGTGGGGGACGGAAACGACCTCGGCGCCATTGCTCGGGCGCTGGAGGAAGCTCGAGCCGAAACGGAGAGACCCACGCTGGTGGCGCTCCGGACGTACATCGCCGACCCCGCGCCGACCAAGCGGAACTCCGCCAAGGCGCACGGTGAGCCGCTGGGACAGGATGAGGTCCGCCGCACCAAGGAACTGATGGGTTGGCCGCTCGAGCCCTCGTTCTTCGTGCCCGACGATGCGCTGGCGCACTGGCGCCAGGCGATCGATCGTGGCGCCGAGCTGGAGGACGACTGGCGTGCTCGTCTGGCCGCGCACGCCGGCGCGCACCCGGAGCTCGCCCTGGAGCTGGAACGGTGGCTCAGCGGCCGGCTGCCCGACGGATGGGAGCAGGCGCTTCCAACACTCACTCCGGCCAAGGGCCCGCTGGCCACCCGGCAGGCCTCGGGGCTTACACTTCAGGCCCTCGCTGGCGTGGTGCCCAATCTGCTCGGAGGGTCCGCCGACCTGGCTGGGAGCACCGGGACCACCGTGGCCCAGGGCGGGGATTTCGGTCCCACCAGCAGCGGCCGGACCTTTCACTGGGGCGTGCGCGAGCACGGAATGGCCTCCTGCCTCAACGGCATCGCCGCGCACGGAGGGCTCAGGCCATTCGGAAGCACCTTCCTGGTCTTCTCCGACTACATGAAGCCGGCCATCCGGCTCGCCGCCATCATGCGGCTCCCGGTCATCTACATCGGGACGCACGACTCGATCGGTCTGGGCGAGGACGGGCCCACCCACCAGCCGGTGGAGCACCTGGCGATGCTCCGAGCGATTCCCAACCTCGTCGTGCTCCGGCCCGGCGACGGGGCGGAAACCGTCGAGTCCTGGAGGGTGGCACTGGAGCGGACCGATGGCCCCACTATCCTGGTGCTCAGTCGCCAGAAGCTGCCGGTACTCGACCGGTCGGCGCTGGGATCCGCCAGCGGTGCGCGGCGCGGTGCCTACGTGCTGCTGGACTCGTCCGGCGGCCTCCCTCAGGCGATTCTGATCGCCACCGGCTCCGAGGTGCACGTCGCGCTCGCGGCGGCGCGGCTGCTTCAGGCCGACCGGGTCCGGGTGCGGGTGGTGTCGATGCCCTCCTGGGAGGTGTTCGCGGCCCAGCCCCAGGCGTACCAGGACGAGGTGCTCCCGCCGGCGGTGCGAACCCGCCTGGGCATCGAGGCGGCCTCCGCGTTCGGCTGGCTCCGCTGGACCACCGACCAGGGCGCCATGCTGGCCATGGAGGGGTTCGGCGCTTCCGCGCCGGGCGACCGCCTGTTCCAGGAATTCAAGTTCACTCCCGAGCGCGCCGCGGCGATCGTGCGGCGGCTCCTGGCAGAGAGGTCCGCATGA